From the Arthrobacter sp. PM3 genome, one window contains:
- a CDS encoding S8 family serine peptidase: MAQVPRRHRPSTSPPLAGLPFRRAVAALAAFVLLAGGGLVAAAPSSAAGPAQAYIVVLKDGAADPGATAAAQQSAYGFTATKVYRSAVNGYSATMTAAQAQRLQADPGVDFVTMGRTFQKPQDPAAQGKQDTPFWRERIAGEDSNVRKALDRGPSRINVNVAVIDSGIDATHPDLNVKGGVDCQSGSPVDVTPVDVMGHGTFVAGVIGARNNRFGVIGTAPGTPLWSVRVVDDNGLISEESLICAIDWVTSTHKDDDPDNDIAVANISIAGGAPDTANCGKGTDPMHYAICRSVRAGVVYAVAAGNAGEDFANTVPATYDQVLTATAMGDFDGKPGGKAAPECGTIDFARYGQKDDGPAFFSNFATTSDDEAHTVAGPGVCMLSTVPGGYGVNHGTSFASPAVAGSVALCISQHECTGSASDIMEQYLNLTKSYSKRHHDYGFDGDPIHPVGSRYYGYLTQTVSF; this comes from the coding sequence GTGGCGCAGGTCCCGCGCAGACACCGCCCCAGCACGTCGCCCCCGCTGGCCGGACTCCCGTTCCGGCGCGCCGTGGCAGCCCTCGCGGCCTTCGTGCTGCTGGCCGGCGGGGGCCTGGTCGCGGCCGCGCCTTCGTCCGCCGCCGGACCCGCGCAGGCCTACATCGTGGTACTCAAGGACGGCGCCGCGGACCCCGGAGCCACGGCGGCCGCCCAGCAAAGCGCCTACGGTTTCACTGCGACGAAGGTCTACCGCAGCGCAGTGAACGGCTACTCGGCCACCATGACGGCGGCGCAGGCGCAGCGCCTCCAGGCTGATCCCGGCGTCGACTTCGTCACGATGGGCCGGACGTTCCAGAAGCCGCAGGATCCCGCGGCCCAAGGCAAACAGGACACGCCGTTCTGGCGGGAACGGATCGCCGGAGAAGACTCCAACGTCCGCAAAGCCCTGGACCGGGGGCCGTCCCGGATCAACGTCAATGTCGCCGTGATCGACAGCGGCATCGATGCCACGCACCCGGACCTGAACGTCAAGGGCGGCGTTGACTGCCAGTCGGGCTCCCCAGTGGACGTGACCCCCGTGGATGTCATGGGGCACGGGACATTCGTGGCGGGCGTGATCGGGGCCCGGAACAACCGCTTCGGCGTGATCGGGACGGCTCCGGGGACTCCGCTGTGGTCCGTGCGCGTGGTGGACGACAACGGCCTGATCTCCGAGGAGAGCCTCATCTGCGCCATTGACTGGGTGACGTCCACGCACAAGGACGATGATCCGGACAACGACATCGCCGTGGCCAACATCAGCATCGCCGGCGGCGCTCCGGACACGGCCAACTGCGGCAAGGGCACGGACCCGATGCATTACGCGATCTGCCGCTCGGTCCGGGCCGGCGTCGTTTACGCCGTCGCGGCCGGCAACGCCGGAGAGGACTTCGCCAACACGGTGCCGGCCACCTACGACCAGGTGCTGACCGCCACCGCTATGGGCGACTTCGACGGAAAGCCCGGGGGCAAGGCCGCCCCCGAGTGCGGCACGATCGATTTTGCGCGGTACGGGCAGAAGGATGACGGGCCTGCATTCTTCTCCAACTTCGCCACCACGAGCGACGACGAGGCCCACACGGTCGCCGGACCCGGGGTGTGCATGCTCTCCACCGTCCCGGGCGGCTATGGGGTGAATCATGGCACCAGCTTCGCCAGTCCCGCCGTGGCAGGGTCCGTAGCCCTGTGCATCAGCCAGCACGAGTGCACCGGGTCCGCCTCGGACATCATGGAGCAGTACCTGAACCTGACAAAGTCGTACTCGAAGCGGCACCACGACTACGGCTTCGACGGCGATCCCATCCACCCGGTCGGCTCCCGCTACTACGGCTACCTGACCCAAACGGTGAGCTTCTGA
- a CDS encoding NADPH-dependent F420 reductase produces the protein MTTIGIIGAGHIGSQLARKAVELGYDVVISNSRGPETLADLAAELGPKARAATPAEAAAAGDFAVVTVPLKSIADLPAGPLAGKIVLDTNNYYWERDGRFPALDAGEATTSGLLQEHLPQSKVAKAFNHILAAQITTDGTPAGTPNRRALATASDYPEAVALVTRVYDEFGFDTVNIGPLSESWRVERDRPAYVVRQNAAELTQNLAKAPRTI, from the coding sequence ATGACAACAATCGGAATCATCGGTGCAGGACATATCGGCAGCCAGCTCGCCCGCAAGGCGGTGGAGCTCGGCTACGACGTCGTGATCAGCAACTCGCGCGGTCCGGAAACTTTGGCGGACCTGGCCGCTGAGCTGGGGCCGAAGGCCCGGGCGGCAACACCAGCCGAAGCGGCAGCGGCGGGCGATTTCGCCGTCGTTACCGTGCCCTTGAAGAGCATCGCGGATCTTCCGGCCGGGCCGTTGGCCGGCAAGATCGTGCTGGACACGAACAACTACTATTGGGAACGCGACGGGCGCTTTCCCGCCCTCGATGCCGGAGAGGCCACCACCTCCGGCCTGTTGCAGGAGCACCTGCCGCAGTCCAAAGTCGCCAAGGCCTTCAACCACATCCTGGCCGCCCAGATCACCACGGATGGCACGCCGGCCGGTACGCCTAACCGGCGGGCCCTGGCCACGGCGAGCGACTATCCGGAGGCCGTCGCACTCGTCACCCGGGTCTATGACGAATTTGGCTTCGACACAGTCAATATCGGGCCACTGTCTGAGAGCTGGCGGGTGGAGCGGGACCGCCCCGCCTATGTGGTCCGGCAGAACGCGGCCGAGCTCACGCAGAACCTGGCCAAGGCGCCGCGGACCATCTGA
- a CDS encoding CapA family protein: MRIAFLGDVMLGRLVNHHLATAAPAYPWGDTLGLLRQADVRIANLECVLASGGAPEPGKVFHFRSDPKNVASLLAAGIDVVSLANNHVLDFGEDAFREMFPVLDGHGILHAGAGPDLDAARRPAVRRVAGTAVGFLAFTDNQPDWEAGAATPGIYYVPVDDGGPRVAALLEQVRQTKARVQFLILSAHWGGNWGSDAPAGHQDLARDLIDAGADVVFGHSPHVFRGVGIHRNRPVIFSAGDFVDDYAVDPVERNDESFLFILDVEANAPRMLRLYPTVITGFQARLAGREASGIAARMQRLSGQLGTASTWNPAGRCLEIPLGRACP, encoded by the coding sequence GGCGACACGCTCGGGCTCCTCCGGCAGGCGGACGTCCGGATCGCCAACCTCGAGTGCGTCCTGGCCTCCGGCGGAGCGCCGGAGCCCGGCAAGGTCTTCCACTTCCGCTCCGATCCGAAGAATGTCGCCAGCCTGCTGGCCGCGGGGATCGACGTCGTCTCGCTCGCCAACAACCATGTCCTGGATTTCGGCGAGGACGCATTCCGGGAAATGTTCCCGGTGCTGGACGGCCACGGCATCCTGCACGCCGGAGCCGGCCCGGACCTGGACGCGGCCCGGCGCCCGGCCGTGCGGCGCGTGGCCGGCACCGCCGTCGGTTTCCTTGCCTTCACGGACAACCAGCCCGACTGGGAGGCCGGTGCCGCCACCCCCGGGATTTACTACGTTCCCGTGGACGACGGCGGGCCGCGTGTCGCGGCGCTCCTGGAGCAGGTCCGGCAGACCAAGGCACGCGTCCAGTTCCTGATCCTGTCCGCCCATTGGGGCGGCAACTGGGGCTCCGATGCACCAGCCGGGCACCAGGACCTCGCGCGGGACCTCATAGACGCGGGGGCCGACGTCGTGTTCGGCCACTCCCCGCATGTGTTCCGGGGCGTGGGGATCCACCGGAACCGTCCCGTCATCTTCAGCGCCGGAGACTTCGTGGACGACTACGCCGTGGACCCGGTGGAACGCAATGACGAATCGTTCCTGTTCATCCTCGACGTCGAGGCCAACGCGCCCCGCATGCTGCGGCTGTATCCCACGGTCATCACGGGTTTCCAGGCCCGCCTGGCCGGACGGGAGGCCTCCGGCATTGCCGCCCGGATGCAGCGGCTAAGCGGGCAGCTGGGCACGGCGAGCACTTGGAATCCCGCCGGCCGCTGCCTGGAGATCCCGCTCGGCCGGGCCTGCCCTTGA
- a CDS encoding response regulator transcription factor, whose translation MADAGSAITVALADDQPLFRAGIRMLIESQPDLELAWEAGDGAQAAALAVEHCPDVMLMDLRMPVLDGVAATHRIMQEAAAAGTAAPKVIALTTFNRDQAVVEAVQAGASGYLLKSAEPEFLLAAIRTVYSGYSVIAPGSVQELFQHAARTLPAAGPDLSVLEVLSARERDVFLLAAKGLGNGGIAESLFVSEATVKTHLRSVLDKLGLGTRLQLVAFAYERRLLG comes from the coding sequence GTGGCTGATGCCGGCTCGGCCATCACCGTGGCGCTCGCGGACGACCAGCCGCTGTTCCGGGCCGGGATCCGGATGCTGATCGAGAGCCAGCCGGACCTGGAACTCGCGTGGGAGGCCGGCGACGGCGCCCAGGCGGCGGCACTCGCCGTCGAACACTGCCCCGACGTGATGCTCATGGACCTGCGCATGCCGGTCCTGGACGGCGTCGCCGCGACGCACCGGATCATGCAGGAGGCGGCAGCAGCCGGCACCGCGGCCCCGAAAGTCATTGCGCTGACCACGTTTAACCGCGACCAGGCCGTGGTGGAGGCCGTCCAGGCCGGGGCCAGCGGGTATCTGCTGAAGAGCGCCGAACCGGAGTTTCTGCTCGCGGCGATCCGCACGGTTTATTCGGGCTATTCCGTGATCGCCCCGGGCTCCGTGCAGGAATTGTTCCAGCACGCTGCCCGGACCCTGCCGGCTGCCGGACCGGACCTGTCCGTGCTCGAAGTGCTCTCGGCCAGGGAACGGGACGTGTTCCTGCTCGCGGCCAAGGGGCTCGGCAACGGCGGGATCGCGGAGAGCCTGTTTGTTTCCGAGGCCACCGTGAAGACGCACCTCCGGAGCGTGCTGGACAAGCTGGGCCTCGGGACCCGGCTGCAACTTGTGGCGTTCGCCTACGAACGCCGGCTCCTGGGCTGA
- a CDS encoding sensor histidine kinase, with product MEPLLKVLRHWGAPAAAVLFFTLWCVGEAGRMGPGLHTWPGTWPLVLMTAAIALAAWKPYASLGCAAALPAGQFLGIVPPMEANHWAIYLGAFVALGFIQWTAGRRTRFFAAGANLVFAGAMTFLMLSWRYSAGLGWFPPLYMGDRWTLRAFGWQLFSLLLLIAAACAAVGLALALYEERGSLFRARSLAQSSLREAEVDLIVEQERTRIGRDLHDVLAHSLAVIAAQADGTRYLSKDQPKAVLTALENISTSARSALVDAQRVIEGVHDDGPAAPQPGLNDVVPLVEGMQGSLAIERSESGAPVELSGGQQLAVFRIIQECLTNALKHGGRGTAVRLHLDWSGPGLTLHVASGIRAAADSPDPAADVRVGRGLAGMRERAHLAGGWVTAGPDGEQYRVTAFLPYGTRSAEAAAPGAESQLVPAGGPAGRRQLSLEEAGHRG from the coding sequence ATGGAACCACTACTGAAAGTCTTGCGGCATTGGGGCGCCCCCGCGGCGGCCGTTCTCTTCTTCACGCTGTGGTGCGTGGGCGAGGCAGGCCGGATGGGGCCCGGCCTCCACACCTGGCCGGGGACGTGGCCGCTGGTCCTCATGACGGCGGCCATCGCCTTGGCCGCCTGGAAGCCCTATGCCTCGCTCGGATGTGCGGCGGCCCTGCCGGCCGGGCAGTTCTTGGGCATCGTGCCGCCCATGGAAGCGAACCACTGGGCCATCTACCTGGGGGCGTTTGTGGCCCTGGGCTTCATCCAGTGGACGGCAGGGCGCAGGACACGGTTCTTCGCGGCCGGCGCCAACCTGGTGTTTGCCGGCGCCATGACGTTCCTGATGCTGTCGTGGCGCTACAGTGCCGGCCTGGGCTGGTTCCCGCCGCTATACATGGGCGACCGGTGGACGCTCCGGGCCTTCGGCTGGCAGCTGTTCTCCTTGCTGCTGCTGATCGCGGCGGCGTGCGCCGCCGTCGGACTCGCCCTGGCCCTGTACGAGGAGCGCGGGAGCCTCTTCCGGGCCCGGAGCCTGGCACAGAGCAGCCTCCGCGAAGCAGAAGTTGACTTGATTGTGGAACAGGAACGGACCCGGATCGGCCGCGATCTGCACGACGTCCTGGCCCATTCGCTGGCCGTGATCGCGGCGCAGGCCGACGGCACCCGCTACTTGAGCAAGGACCAGCCAAAAGCCGTGCTGACCGCCTTGGAGAACATCTCGACGTCGGCGCGGAGCGCCCTGGTGGACGCGCAGCGCGTCATCGAGGGAGTGCACGACGACGGTCCGGCCGCGCCACAGCCCGGCCTCAACGACGTCGTGCCGCTGGTCGAGGGGATGCAGGGCAGCCTAGCGATCGAACGGAGCGAGTCCGGGGCGCCAGTCGAGCTATCCGGCGGCCAGCAGCTCGCCGTTTTCCGGATTATCCAGGAATGCCTGACCAATGCGCTCAAACATGGCGGCCGTGGCACCGCCGTGCGGCTGCACCTGGACTGGAGCGGCCCCGGGCTGACTCTGCACGTGGCGTCAGGGATCCGCGCGGCGGCTGACAGCCCCGACCCCGCCGCCGATGTGCGGGTGGGCCGCGGCCTCGCCGGCATGCGGGAGCGCGCCCATCTGGCCGGGGGCTGGGTGACCGCCGGCCCGGACGGCGAGCAGTACCGGGTGACCGCCTTCCTGCCGTACGGCACACGGAGTGCCGAGGCCGCCGCCCCCGGCGCCGAGTCGCAGCTGGTGCCTGCGGGAGGACCCGCAGGGCGCCGGCAGCTGTCGCTGGAGGAAGCCGGGCACCGTGGCTGA
- a CDS encoding LLM class flavin-dependent oxidoreductase: MNMDFGIFTFGELSRNISTGAALSPQQRLKEIIDLARLADQAGLTFLGLGEHHRHDFALSAPEIVLAAIARETTTLRLGTAVTVLSTQDPVRLFEQFATLDLISDGRAEIIAGRGAFVESYPLFGHKLDDYDALFDEKLRLLLHLRDNARANTTVQWSGRLTQSIPGMDIAPRPVQEKLPVWVGVGGTPASFVRAGRLGLPLFIALLSGPARFRRLVDLYRQSAAGAGHDAGALAVGAGGHFYTAPTSQQARETFYPRYRAYFEQNMPRPVDHFPRSTFDDWAGPGGGLLVGSPQQVTEKLLEIHQTLGNTRYLAQIGLGGLPFAETARSIELLATEIMSAVNREIAAQPA, encoded by the coding sequence ATGAATATGGACTTTGGCATCTTCACCTTTGGCGAGCTCTCCCGCAACATCAGCACCGGCGCCGCACTATCCCCGCAGCAGCGCCTGAAAGAGATCATCGACCTGGCCAGGCTGGCCGACCAGGCCGGGCTCACATTCCTGGGGCTTGGCGAGCACCACCGGCACGACTTCGCGTTGTCGGCCCCGGAAATCGTCCTGGCCGCGATTGCCCGGGAAACCACCACCCTCCGGCTGGGCACGGCCGTCACGGTGCTCTCCACCCAGGATCCGGTGCGGCTCTTTGAGCAGTTCGCCACCCTGGACCTGATTTCCGATGGGCGGGCCGAGATTATCGCAGGCCGCGGGGCGTTCGTGGAATCCTACCCGTTGTTCGGCCACAAGCTCGACGACTACGACGCCCTGTTCGACGAGAAACTGCGCCTGCTGCTGCACCTGCGCGACAACGCCCGGGCCAACACGACGGTGCAGTGGTCAGGACGGCTGACCCAGAGCATCCCGGGCATGGACATCGCGCCCCGCCCGGTCCAGGAGAAGCTGCCGGTCTGGGTGGGTGTGGGCGGCACGCCGGCCAGCTTTGTCCGGGCCGGCCGGCTGGGGCTGCCCTTGTTCATCGCCCTGCTGTCCGGACCCGCCCGCTTCCGCCGCCTCGTTGACCTCTACCGCCAGAGCGCTGCCGGGGCCGGCCACGACGCCGGTGCACTTGCGGTGGGTGCCGGGGGCCACTTCTACACGGCGCCGACGTCACAGCAGGCGCGCGAGACGTTCTACCCCCGTTATCGGGCCTATTTCGAACAAAACATGCCGCGTCCCGTGGATCATTTCCCGCGCTCCACCTTTGATGACTGGGCCGGGCCGGGCGGGGGGCTACTGGTTGGAAGCCCGCAGCAGGTCACCGAGAAGCTCCTGGAGATCCACCAGACTCTCGGGAACACCCGGTACCTGGCCCAGATCGGGCTGGGTGGCCTCCCGTTTGCCGAGACGGCCCGTTCCATCGAGCTGCTCGCCACCGAGATCATGTCCGCCGTGAACCGGGAGATTGCCGCGCAACCGGCCTGA
- a CDS encoding LssY C-terminal domain-containing protein, with protein MTKAAVEVTAPADTVPYSLLDTVFFVVGGVSAVWLTSLLVQWSFEWGWAQVWFFFIFWGLLAYLVLPRLHRILTRLYVPDYFIGRARTSDGLLGDPVNVALLGSAPQVHGVMQSAGWTLADDVTLASSRRIVSSTLLRRSYLEAPVSPLFLFGRQQDFAYQQEVDGTPGKRHHVRFWRCPPGWLLPGGLAVDWLAAGIYDRSVGLSLFTLQITHKIDEYTDVERDHVVGAITGADPAAEVTVIRDFSTGYHARNGGGDTIVTDGDLPIVDLRSTAGAPAGSVPPRSDSQNRRPAPTVVGAVLVGARAAAAALLALSMVLFRGEHVSSLLQPGTGPDITAAQAELAVSIATAVVLLFVVVEFLLAGFVFLGRNWARTVAMALSTAAIGMQAFDVFFGGPDITLRSNLPGLALDILLLLALSSKKSRDYALRPRKEPTTASGRALP; from the coding sequence ATGACCAAGGCAGCGGTTGAGGTCACTGCCCCCGCCGATACGGTGCCGTACTCGTTGCTGGACACCGTGTTCTTCGTGGTGGGCGGCGTCTCCGCCGTCTGGCTGACCTCCCTGCTGGTGCAGTGGAGCTTCGAATGGGGCTGGGCGCAGGTCTGGTTCTTCTTCATCTTCTGGGGCCTGCTCGCCTATCTGGTCCTCCCCCGGCTGCACAGGATCCTGACCCGGCTCTACGTTCCGGACTACTTCATCGGCCGCGCCCGCACCAGCGACGGGCTGCTGGGCGATCCGGTGAACGTGGCCCTGCTGGGGTCCGCACCGCAAGTGCACGGCGTGATGCAGTCCGCGGGCTGGACGCTGGCCGATGACGTGACGCTGGCCAGCAGCCGCAGGATCGTGTCCTCGACGCTCCTGCGCCGCAGTTACCTCGAGGCCCCGGTGAGCCCCCTGTTCCTGTTTGGCCGGCAGCAGGATTTTGCGTATCAGCAGGAAGTCGACGGTACGCCGGGCAAACGCCACCACGTCCGCTTCTGGCGTTGCCCGCCCGGCTGGCTGCTCCCCGGCGGGCTGGCCGTGGACTGGCTTGCCGCCGGCATCTATGACCGCAGCGTCGGGCTGTCCCTGTTCACCCTGCAGATCACCCACAAGATTGACGAGTACACCGACGTCGAACGCGACCACGTCGTCGGAGCCATCACCGGCGCCGACCCCGCCGCCGAGGTTACGGTGATCCGGGACTTTTCGACCGGGTACCACGCCCGAAACGGCGGGGGCGACACCATCGTCACCGACGGGGACCTCCCAATCGTCGACCTCAGGAGCACGGCCGGGGCCCCGGCAGGATCCGTCCCGCCACGCAGCGACAGCCAGAACAGGCGCCCGGCGCCCACGGTTGTCGGTGCGGTCCTGGTGGGAGCCCGTGCCGCGGCGGCCGCCCTGCTGGCCCTTTCCATGGTGCTCTTTCGCGGGGAGCACGTCAGCTCACTGCTGCAGCCCGGGACGGGACCGGATATCACGGCCGCGCAGGCGGAACTGGCCGTCAGCATCGCCACGGCGGTGGTCCTGCTCTTTGTCGTCGTCGAGTTCCTGCTGGCCGGGTTTGTCTTCCTGGGGCGGAACTGGGCACGGACCGTGGCGATGGCACTGAGCACGGCGGCCATTGGCATGCAGGCGTTCGACGTCTTCTTCGGCGGACCCGACATCACGCTCCGGTCCAACCTCCCCGGTCTGGCCCTGGACATCCTGCTGCTGCTGGCGCTCTCCAGCAAGAAATCCCGCGACTATGCCCTGCGCCCCAGGAAGGAGCCCACAACGGCCTCCGGCCGGGCACTGCCCTGA
- a CDS encoding transglycosylase domain-containing protein → MASKNRAPFRLAGTLGRLGGFLALSALCGVLAAGLAIPGVAAAGVSVSNSISFFNNLPSDLAVDTPALSTRVLTSDGKQIATFYAENRERIPLDQMSPFIRDAIVSIEDNRFYEHGGVDLRGIMRAVVNNLTRSDGRQGASTLTQQYVSNVLNEAKISDDRGDLVLLSGQKNLGDKLREMRLAMELEKRYTKDQILEGYLNIVFFNRDAYGIQAAARHFYSTSAKDLTLPQAALLAGLVNGPSVYDPVLYPENAISRRNQVLDSMLRLGKITAAQHDAAVATGVGLVITPGKQGCATADMAPYFCDYISHLILNNPAYGADAASRQKKLYRGGLTITTTLDSRLQAAAQVQVEATAGANADKWGASLVSIQPGTGKILAMAQNTVFLPEDGKFDTQLNFNVDAKDAQGNDLNGAGGFQPGSTMKPFTFAEWLNEGKSPTAIVDASRRSYPVGFRWRDSCGRVLGGYSTPQRLAGLGADDDLQNNDAGYYRPMPINYGLYNSINTATFATAAQLDFCGIQKMVNAAGLHSGLDNAPINMHQLGNLLGAIGVSPLNLVNAFATFANDGKYCTPIAIQEVTDAAGKKLPAETSECRDAIKPEVARGVNAVLQDVLKRGSGVYIKPKVQSRYPVAAKTGTSNTNGSTWVVGYTTGIATASYFGDTLEGQKRPGRNITINGKFYKAIDGYMLAGPQWANYMMDAAGLYPAAPFPAPPEPKSKQPTPTPRPSR, encoded by the coding sequence ATGGCATCGAAGAACCGAGCACCATTCCGACTGGCCGGAACCTTGGGCAGACTGGGCGGATTCCTGGCGTTGAGTGCGCTGTGCGGTGTCCTGGCCGCAGGGCTTGCGATTCCCGGCGTGGCGGCAGCGGGCGTTTCCGTCAGCAACTCCATCAGCTTCTTCAACAACCTCCCGTCCGACCTGGCGGTGGACACTCCTGCGCTCTCCACCCGGGTGCTGACCTCGGACGGAAAGCAGATCGCCACGTTCTATGCGGAGAACCGGGAGAGAATCCCGCTCGATCAGATGTCCCCGTTCATCAGGGACGCCATCGTCTCCATCGAGGACAACCGCTTCTACGAGCACGGCGGGGTGGATCTCCGGGGCATCATGCGGGCGGTGGTCAACAACCTGACCCGCAGCGACGGCCGGCAGGGGGCGTCGACACTGACGCAGCAGTACGTCTCCAACGTGCTGAACGAGGCGAAAATCTCGGACGACCGGGGCGATCTGGTGCTCCTCAGCGGACAAAAGAACCTGGGCGACAAGCTGCGGGAAATGCGGCTCGCCATGGAACTGGAGAAGAGGTACACCAAGGACCAGATCCTGGAGGGCTACCTCAACATTGTGTTCTTCAACCGGGACGCCTACGGGATTCAGGCCGCGGCACGGCATTTCTACAGCACCTCCGCCAAAGACCTCACGCTGCCCCAGGCCGCACTGCTCGCCGGGCTGGTCAACGGCCCCAGCGTCTACGATCCCGTGCTCTACCCGGAAAACGCGATCAGCCGGCGCAACCAGGTGCTGGACAGCATGCTCCGCCTGGGCAAGATCACCGCGGCCCAGCATGACGCCGCCGTCGCCACCGGCGTGGGCCTGGTCATCACTCCCGGAAAGCAGGGCTGCGCGACTGCGGACATGGCGCCGTACTTCTGCGACTATATTTCGCACCTGATCCTCAACAACCCGGCCTACGGTGCGGACGCCGCCAGCCGGCAGAAGAAGCTGTACCGCGGCGGCCTGACGATCACCACCACCCTGGACAGCCGGCTGCAGGCGGCCGCGCAGGTCCAGGTGGAGGCGACCGCCGGGGCCAACGCGGACAAATGGGGCGCCTCGCTGGTCTCGATCCAGCCCGGTACCGGCAAGATCCTGGCGATGGCCCAGAACACGGTGTTCCTGCCCGAGGACGGAAAATTCGACACCCAGCTGAACTTCAACGTCGATGCCAAGGACGCCCAGGGCAACGACCTCAACGGCGCCGGCGGGTTCCAGCCGGGGTCCACTATGAAGCCCTTCACGTTCGCCGAATGGCTCAATGAGGGCAAATCCCCCACCGCGATCGTGGACGCGTCCCGGAGATCGTATCCGGTGGGTTTCCGGTGGAGGGACAGTTGCGGCCGGGTTCTCGGCGGCTACAGCACGCCGCAGAGGCTCGCCGGGCTCGGCGCCGATGACGACCTCCAGAACAACGACGCCGGCTACTACCGTCCCATGCCCATCAACTACGGCCTGTATAACTCCATCAACACGGCCACCTTCGCCACGGCCGCCCAGCTGGACTTCTGCGGCATCCAAAAGATGGTCAACGCCGCCGGACTCCACAGCGGCCTGGACAACGCTCCTATCAACATGCACCAACTCGGCAACCTGCTCGGCGCCATTGGCGTCTCGCCGCTGAACCTGGTGAACGCCTTCGCCACGTTCGCCAATGACGGCAAGTACTGCACACCGATCGCCATCCAGGAGGTCACCGATGCCGCCGGCAAGAAACTCCCGGCGGAAACCAGCGAATGCCGGGATGCCATCAAGCCTGAGGTCGCCCGGGGCGTGAACGCCGTGCTGCAGGATGTGCTGAAACGCGGATCGGGCGTATACATCAAACCCAAGGTCCAGAGCCGGTACCCCGTGGCGGCCAAGACCGGCACGTCAAACACCAACGGCTCCACCTGGGTGGTGGGCTACACCACCGGAATCGCCACCGCGTCCTACTTCGGCGACACGTTGGAAGGCCAGAAGCGGCCGGGCCGGAACATCACCATCAACGGCAAGTTCTACAAGGCAATCGACGGCTACATGCTGGCCGGCCCGCAGTGGGCGAACTACATGATGGACGCCGCAGGCCTCTACCCGGCCGCCCCCTTCCCGGCGCCGCCGGAGCCCAAATCCAAGCAGCCAACCCCGACGCCGAGACCCTCCCGCTGA
- a CDS encoding ammonium transporter yields the protein MIISAALVLLMTPALGLFYGGMTRAKASLNMMMMSFISLGIVGVVWVLWGYSMSTGKGVLGLFGNPFANFGLSNIMDSPDLIKAGYSATFAIITVALISGAIADRAKFTSWALFVPIWITLVYCPLAYMVWGGGLMSAGGAVSAVFGQVIDFAGGTVVEIASGTAALVLVLILGNRHGFGKDPGHRPHNIPFIMLGAGILWFGWFGFNAGAATTVQQAGLIWVNTLAAPAAAMISWLVTEKIRHGHPTSLGAASGAVAGLVAITPSCANISPLAALGLGFVAGAACAVFVDLKLKFGFDDSLDVVGVHLGGGLIGTLALGFIALPVNGTGGGLFYGGGLHQVIAQTVAVLITVAVSGLGTAVIGLAIHKTLGFRVSHEDELAGVDRSEHAETAYAFAELGFSRFNPFGHHVRASHDVHAATTAHAAARATEDAPAPANEAGIKEDSLV from the coding sequence ATGATTATTTCGGCGGCGCTCGTTCTGCTGATGACCCCGGCACTGGGCCTCTTCTACGGCGGCATGACCCGCGCCAAGGCCTCCCTCAACATGATGATGATGAGCTTCATCTCTCTCGGGATTGTTGGCGTCGTCTGGGTGCTCTGGGGCTACTCAATGAGCACCGGCAAGGGCGTCCTGGGCTTGTTCGGCAATCCGTTCGCCAACTTCGGGCTGAGCAACATCATGGACTCGCCCGACCTGATCAAGGCCGGCTACAGCGCCACGTTCGCAATCATCACCGTCGCGCTGATCAGCGGTGCCATCGCCGACCGCGCCAAGTTCACTTCCTGGGCCCTGTTCGTGCCCATCTGGATCACGCTCGTCTACTGCCCGCTGGCCTACATGGTCTGGGGCGGCGGACTCATGAGTGCCGGCGGTGCCGTCAGCGCCGTGTTCGGCCAGGTCATCGACTTCGCCGGCGGCACCGTCGTGGAAATCGCGTCCGGAACCGCGGCCCTGGTGCTGGTCCTCATCCTGGGCAACCGCCACGGTTTCGGCAAGGACCCCGGCCACCGCCCCCACAACATCCCCTTCATCATGCTCGGCGCCGGCATCCTCTGGTTCGGCTGGTTCGGTTTCAACGCCGGCGCCGCCACCACCGTCCAGCAGGCCGGACTGATCTGGGTAAACACCCTCGCCGCCCCTGCCGCCGCCATGATCAGCTGGCTGGTGACGGAAAAGATCCGCCACGGCCACCCCACCTCCCTGGGCGCCGCCTCCGGCGCCGTCGCCGGCCTGGTGGCCATCACGCCGTCGTGCGCCAACATCAGCCCGCTCGCCGCCCTCGGCCTCGGCTTCGTGGCCGGCGCCGCCTGCGCCGTGTTCGTGGACCTGAAGCTCAAGTTCGGCTTCGATGACTCGCTCGACGTCGTGGGCGTCCACCTCGGCGGCGGCCTCATCGGCACCCTCGCGCTGGGCTTCATCGCCCTCCCGGTGAACGGCACCGGCGGCGGCCTGTTCTACGGCGGCGGACTCCACCAGGTGATCGCGCAGACCGTGGCCGTCCTCATCACGGTGGCGGTCTCCGGCCTCGGCACCGCGGTGATCGGACTCGCGATCCACAAGACGCTCGGGTTCCGGGTCAGCCATGAAGACGAACTCGCCGGTGTGGACCGCTCCGAGCACGCCGAGACCGCCTACGCCTTTGCCGAGCTGGGTTTCAGCCGCTTCAACCCGTTCGGGCACCACGTCCGCGCCTCGCACGACGTGCACGCCGCGACTACAGCCCACGCTGCGGCCCGCGCAACGGAGGATGCGCCCGCGCCGGCCAACGAAGCCGGCATCAAGGAAGACAGCCTCGTCTGA